The following coding sequences are from one Neurospora crassa OR74A linkage group I, whole genome shotgun sequence window:
- a CDS encoding 3-hydroxy-3-methylglutaryl-coenzyme A reductase, translated as MIASSLLPSRFRGEQPATQAATPSWINKKVTPPLQKLSKITSSNPIHTIVLVALLASSSYIGLLQNSLFNVTRSVRKAEWESLQAGSRMLRAGANTEWNWQNHDPEAPVPANANHLALLTLVFPDTAESGPVVAQTNTVPIPSNLSITPLPSTAISFTYSQDSALAFSLPYSQAPEFLANAQEIPNAVSSQETIETERGHEKKMWIMKAARVQTRSSIVKWVQNAWVEFTDLLRNAETLDIIIMALGYISMHLTFVSLFLSMRRMGSNFWLATSVIFSSIFAFLFGLLVTTKLGVPMNMVLLSEGLPFLVVTIGFEKNIVLTRAVLSHAIDHRRPTEKSGKPSKQADSAHSIQSAIQLAIKEKGFDIVKDYAIEAGILVLGAASGVQGGLQQFCFLAAWILFFDCILLFSFYTAILCIKLEINRIKRHVQMRKALEEDGVSRRVAEKVAQSNDWPRADGKDQPGTTIFGRQLKSTHIPKFKVMMVTGFVLINVLNLCTIPFRSANSISSISSWARGLGGVVTPPPVDPFKVASNGLDIILEAARADGRETIVTVLTPIRYELEYPSIHYDLPQKSAEVEGGDYANLGGYGGRMVGSILKSLEDPILSKWIVVALALSVALNGYLFNAARWGIKDPNVPDHPINPKELDEAQKFNDTASATLPLGEYMKPTAPSSPVAPLTPSSTDDENDAQAKENRAVTLAAQRATTIRSQGELDKMLAEKRTHELNDEEIVHLSLKGKIPGYALEKTLKDFTRAVKVRRSIISRTKATTELTNILDRSKLPYQNYNWAQVHGACCENVIGYMPLPVGVAGPLVIDGQSFFVPMATTEGVLVASTSRGCKAINSGGGAVTVLTADGMTRGPCVQFETLERAGAAKLWLDSEKGQSIMKKAFNSTSRFARLETMKTAMAGTNLYIRFKTTTGDAMGMNMISKGVEHALSVMYNEGFEDMNIVSLSGNYCTDKKAAAINWIDGRGKSVVAEAIIPADVVKNVLKTDVDTLVELNVNKNLIGSAMAGSMGGFNAHAANIVAAIFLATGQDPAQVVESANCITLMRNLRGNLQISVSMPSIEVGTLGGGTILEPQSAMLDMLGVRGPHPTNPGENARRLARIVAAAVLAGELSLCSALAAGHLVKAHMAHNRSAPPTRTSTPAPAAAAGLTMTSSNPNAAAVERSRR; from the exons ATGATCGCCTCGAGCCTTCTCCCCTCGCGCTTTCGAGGGGAGCAGCCGGCCACCCAGGCCGCCACACCTTCGTGGATAAACAAAAAGGTCACCCCTCCGCTCCAGAAATTGTCCAAGATCACCTCGTCCAACCCAATTCACACCATTGTTCTCGTCGCTCTGCTCGCCAGCTCCTCCTATATCGGCCTCCTTCAAAACAGCCTCTTCAATGTCACCAGAAGCGTCAGAAAGGCCGAATGGGAGTCGCTCCAGGCGGGCAGTAGGATGCTTCGCGCCGGTGCCAATACGGAGTGGAACTGGCAAAATCACGACCCCGAAGCTCCCGTTCCTGCGAATGCCAACCACCTCGCTCTTCTCACCCTCGTCTTCCCCGATACCGCCGAGTCCGGTCCCGTTGTCGCGCAGACGAACACCGTTCCCATCCCCAGCAACCTCTCGATCACGCCTCTGCCGTCGACTGCCATCTCCTTTACCTACTCCCAAGACAGCGCGCTCGCCTTCTCTCTCCCGTACAGCCAAGCTCCCGAGTTCTTGGCAAACGCCCAGGAGATCCCGAATGCCGTGTCGTCGCAGGAGACCATTGAGACCGAGCGCGGccacgagaagaagatgtgGATCATGAAGGCTGCCCGTGTCCAGACTCGCAGCAGCATCGTGAAGTGGGTACAGAACGCCTGGGTCGAATTTACCGATCTCCTCCGAAACGCCGAGACTCTtgatatcatcatcatggctcTGGGCTACATCTCGATGCACCTTACCTTCGTTTCGCTGTTCCTCTCGATGCGCCGCATGGGATCCAACTTCTGGCTTGCTACCAGCGTCATCTTCTCGTCCATCTTCGCGTTCCTCTTTGGTCTCCTTGTTACCACCAAGCTCGGAGTTCCCATGAACATGGTTTTGCTTTCGGAGGGTCTGCCCTTCTTGGTCGTTACCATTGGTTTTGAGAAGAACATTGTCCTGACCCGCGCTGTTTTGTCGCATGCCATTGACCACCGCCGCCCGACCGAAAAGTCTGGCAAGCCTTCCAAGCAGGCCGATTCGGCCCACAGCATCCAGTCCGCTATTCAGCTTGCgatcaaggagaagggctTTGACATTGTCAAGGACTACGCTATTGAGGCCGGCATTCTGGTCTTGGGCGCTGCTTCTGGCGTCCAGGGCGGCCTGCAGCAGTTCTGCTTCCTTGCCGCGTggatcctcttcttcgactGCATCctgctcttctccttctacaCTGCCATCCTCTGCATCAAGCTCGAAATTAACCGCATCAAGCGCCACGTTCAGATGCGCAAGgctttggaggaggatggcgtcAGCCGGCGCGTTGCTGAGAAAGTTGCCCAAAGCAACGACTGGCCCCGCGCTGATGGCAAGGACCAGCCTGGAACCACCATCTTCGGTCGTCAGCTCAAGAGCACTCACATCCCCAAGTTCAAGGTCATGATGGTGACCGGCTTTGTTCTGATCAACGTCCTCAACCTCTGCACCATTCCCTTCCGCAGCGCCAACTCCATCTCCAGCATCTCTTCGTGGGCTCGTGGTCTTGGCGGTGTCGTGACGCCTCCTCCGGTTGACCCTTTCAAGGTTGCGTCCAACGGGTTGGATATCATTCTCGAGGCCGCCCGCGCCGATGGCAGGGAGACTATCGTGACCGTCCTTACTCCTATTCGTTACGAGCTTGAGTATCCTTCTATCCACTATGATCTTCCTCAGAAGTCGGCCGAAGTTGAGGGTGGCGATTACGCCAACCTTGGTGGCTATGGAGGCCGCATGGTCGGCAGCATTCTTAAGAGCCTGGAAGACCCTATTCTGTCCAAGTGGATCGTGGTCGCCCTCGCTCTCAGTGTTGCGCTCAACGGCTATCTCTTCAACGCTGCCCGCTGGGGCATCAAGGACCCCAACGTTCCGGATCACCCCATCAACCCCAAGGAGCTGGACGAGGCACAAAAGTTTAACGATACCGCATCTGCCACCCTTCCCCTGGGAGAGTACATGAAGCCCACCGCTCCCTCGAGCCCCGTTGCTCCTCTTACCCCGTCCAGCACTGATGACGAAAATGATGCTCAGGCCAAGGAGAACCGCGCTGTTACCCTTGCAGCCCAACGCGCTACTACTATCCGTTCCCAGGGGGAGCTCGATAAGATGCTCGCCGAGAAGCGTACTCACGAGCTCAACGATGAGGAAATCGTCCACCTCTCGCTCAAGGGCAAGATCCCCGGTTATGCTCTCGAGAAGACGCTCAAGGATTTCACTCGTGCTGTCAAGGTTCGCCGCTCGATCATCTCTCGCACCAAGGCCACCACCGAGTTGACCAACATTCTCGACCGCTCCAAGCTTCCTTACCAGAACTACAACTGGGCCCAGGTCCATGGTGCTTGCTGCGAGAACGTCATCGGCTATATGCCTCTCcctgttggtgttgccggTCCCCTTGTTATCGATGGACAGAGCTTTTTCGTCCCTATGGCTACCACTGAGGGCGTTTTGGTTGCTTCCACCAGCAGAGGCTGCAAGGCCATCAACTCTGGCGGTGGTGCTGTTACTGTTCTGACTGCTGATGGTATGACTCGTGGCCCTTGCGTTCAGTTCGAGACTCTTGAAAGAGCTGGTGCTGCCAAGCTTTGGCTCGATTCCGAGAAGGGACAGTCTATCATGAAGAAGGCTTTCAATTCGACATCTCGCTTCGCTCGTCTGGAGACCATGAAGACTGCCATGGCGGGTACCAACCTTTACATCCGCTTCAAGACTACTACTGGTGATGCGATGGGTATGAACATGATTTCCAAGGGTGTCGAGCATGCCCTTAGCGTCATGTACAACGAGGGTTTTGAGGATATGAACATTGTCTCCCTCAGTGGCAACTACTGCACGGATAAGAAGGCTGCTGCGATCAACTGGATCGACGGACGCGGCAAGAGCGTTGTCGCCGAGGCCATCATTCCTGCCGATGTCGTCAAGAATGTGCTCAAGACCGACGTCGATACCCTTGTGGAGCTTAACGTCAACAAAAATCTGATTGGTTCCGCTATGGCTGGCTCCATGGGTGGCTTCAATGCCCATGCGGCCAACATTGTCGCGGCTATCTTCCTTGCTACTGGCCAAGATCCCGCCCAGGTGGTTGAAAGTGCCAACTGCATCACCCTTATGAGAAA CCTGCGTGGAAACCTCCAGATCTCCGTCTCGATGCCTTCCATTGAAGTCGGCACCCTTGGCGGTGGCACCATCCTCGAGCCCCAGTCGGCCATGCTCGACATGCTCGGTGTCCGCGGCCCTCACCCTACCAACCCTGGTGAGAACGCCAGACGTCTGGCTCGCATTGTCGCCGCAGCCGTCCTGGCCGGCGAGTTGTCTCTGTGCAGTGCTCTTGCCGCCGGCCACTTGGTTAAGGCGCACATGGCTCACAACCGTTCCGCCCCTCCCACCCGCACCAGCACGCCGGCacctgctgccgctgctggtcTCACGATGACGAGCTCCAACCCCAACGCTGCTGCGGTCGAGCGTTCGCGTCGCTGA
- a CDS encoding multidrug resistance protein fnx1, translating to MASAARGSRGTPAVDSSTLTQTSAAASDNGSSSDNTVQNNINNPQAKEEQEKEQELERANEDADPTAPPTDPPTTVTGPSAAPEEGRTSLETTAIILALASALFLAALDVTIVTVAIPTISEEFGSTTGYTWIGSAYLLANAATAPMWGKISDIWGRKPILLMTVGVFWIGSLICALSKNMGMLLAARAIQGVGGGGIIILVNICISDLFSMRKRGIYFGVMGMVWALASAIGPILGGTFTSKVTWRWCFYINLPISGVGMAILAFVLKLHNPRTPIRQGLMAVDWLGSVTIVGGTLMVLLGLEFGGVSYPWKSATVICLIVFGIVVIGIFGLIEWKVAKYPVIPMRLFKRRASVASLLVCACQGFVFISGSYYLPLYFQAVLGATPLLSGVYVLAFAMSLSIVSAATGVYIKKTGKYLPPIIFGMTVMTLGFGLFIDLEPRPNWAKIILFQIVAGVGVGPNFQAPLIALQTTVPGRDVAAATGTFGFIRQLSTSVSVVIGGVVFQNRMEKQHERLVQELGPKNASLLTGGSAASNVGRLASLPPDQRQIAREAYFNALRTMYIVYVAFAALGLFVSLFVGSRTLSKEHEEHKTGLDNMKKAKEDAAGEGRRRAPVDEEKAGSR from the exons ATGGCGTCAGCGGCGCGTGGCAGTCGGGGGACACCGGCCGTTGACAGTTCGACACTCACACAAACCTCGGCAGCCGCCTCAGACAACGGCAGCAGTTCCGACAACACTGTCCAAAATAACATCAACAATCCCCAAGCCAAAGAGGAGCAAGAGAAGGAGCAAGAACTCGAAAGAGCCAACGAAGATGCCGACCCAACCGCGCCGCCAACCGACCCTCCAACAACGGTCACCGGCCCATCAGCCGCCCCCGAAGAAGGCCGCACCAGCCTCGAAACAACCGCCATTATCCTCGCCCTAGCCAGCGCCCTCTTCCTGGCTGCTCTGGACGTGACCATTGTGACGGTTGCCATTCCCACGATCTCCGAGGAGTTCGGCAGTACAACAGGGTACACATGGATCGGATCGGCGTACCTCTTGGCCAACGCGGCGACGGCGCCCATGTGGGGCAAGATTTCGGATATTTGGGGCCGAAAGCCGATTTTGTTGATGACCGTGGGCGTGTTTTGGATTGGCTCCCTGATCTGCGCGTTGAGCAAGAATATGGGCATGTTGTTGGCTGCCAGGGCGATTCAGGGTGTGGGTGGTGGGGGGATCATCATTTTGGTGAATATTTGCATTAGTGATTTGTTTTCGATGCGGAAACGAG GAATCTACTTTGGTGTCATGGGCATGGTCTGGGCACTGGCGAGCGCAATTGGACCCATTCTCGGAGGTACCTTCACAAGCAAAGTCACATGGAGATGGTGTTTCTACATCAATCTGCCCATCTCGGGAGTGGGCATGGCCATTTTGGCGTTTGTCCTCAAGCTGCACAACCCACGGACGCCGATTCGCCAGGGCCTGATGGCGGTAGACTGGCTCGGCTCCGTGACCATTGTCGGAGGCACGCTCATGGTCCTGCTCGGCTTGGAGTTTGGCGGCGTATCGTACCCCTGGAAGTCGGCAACCGTTATCTGCTTGATCGTATTCGGCATCGTTGTGATTGGCATCTTTGGTCTGATCGAGTGGAAGGTCGCCAAGTATCCCGTCATCCCAATGCGGCTGTTCAAGCGCCGGGCGAGCGTGGCTTCGTTGCTGGTGTGTGCTTGCCAGGGATTTGTCTTTATCTCAGGTAGTTACTACCTCCCCCTTTACTTCCAGGCTGTGCTGGGCGCCACACCGTTGTTGTCGGGAGTGTACGTATTGGCATTTGCCATGTCGTTGTCCATTGTGTCGGCCGCTACCGGTgtttatattaagaagacgGGCAAGTACTTGCCTCCAATCATCTTTGGCATGACTGTCATGACGTTGGGCTTTGGGCTTTTCATCGACTTGGAGCCGAGGCCCAACTGGGCCAAGATTATCCTCTTCCA AATCGTTGCTGGTGTCGGAGTTGGTCCCAATTTCCAAGCCCCTCTCATTGCTCTCCAAACCACCGTCCCGGGCCGCGACGTCGCCGCGGCCACCGGAACATTCGGCTTCATCCGCCAGCTCTCGACATCCGTCTCGGTCGTCATCGGCGGCGTTGTCTTTCAAAACCGCATGGAGAAACAGCACGAGCGCCTCGTCCAAGAACTGGGACCCAAAAACGCCAGTCTCCTGACGGGAGGAAGCGCCGCGTCCAACGTGGGTCGACTTGCTTCTTTACCTCCCGACCAGCGCCAGATTGCCCGTGAGGCCTACTTCAACGCCCTGCGCACCATGTA